One stretch of Nitrospirota bacterium DNA includes these proteins:
- the nadD gene encoding nicotinate (nicotinamide) nucleotide adenylyltransferase, with amino-acid sequence MRIGIFGGTFNPIHFGHLRAVEEVRQAVDLDKVFFIPSGYPALKTWDLEEASHRYRMTAISVKDNPYFEVLDIECRVPGRSYSVDTLSELNAQYPDEEFFFILGIDAFIDLPEWRMPEEIIGLSEFIVISRPQYSFMDVISSPYLNPEAVKEGLLRLDGKETSIFRSSLRSGRSIIFTSLTQMDISATAIRKLLRDGKSVKYLLPQDVESYIISNGLYLARIERGQKPEGGSGLKQQKQSH; translated from the coding sequence ATGAGGATTGGTATCTTTGGTGGCACATTCAACCCGATTCATTTTGGCCACCTGAGGGCAGTAGAAGAGGTAAGGCAGGCAGTGGACTTAGATAAGGTCTTTTTCATACCCTCTGGCTATCCTGCTCTTAAGACATGGGACCTCGAAGAGGCATCCCACAGGTATCGGATGACTGCCATTTCAGTGAAAGACAATCCATATTTTGAGGTTTTAGACATCGAATGCAGGGTTCCGGGCAGGTCCTATTCCGTAGATACCCTAAGTGAGCTTAATGCCCAATACCCTGATGAGGAGTTTTTTTTCATCTTAGGCATAGATGCCTTTATAGACCTTCCTGAGTGGAGAATGCCTGAGGAGATTATAGGGCTTTCTGAGTTTATTGTGATATCCCGTCCTCAATATAGTTTTATGGATGTCATTTCCTCGCCTTATCTTAATCCCGAGGCTGTTAAAGAGGGGCTTTTGAGGCTTGACGGAAAAGAGACTTCTATATTCAGGTCATCCCTTAGGAGCGGAAGAAGCATTATATTTACCTCCCTGACGCAAATGGACATATCGGCTACTGCTATAAGGAAGCTCTTGAGAGATGGTAAGTCGGTAAAATACCTATTGCCACAGGATGTGGAATCATATATAATTTCAAACGGGCTTTATTTAGCCCGAATCGAAAGAGGGCAAAAACCTGAAGGAGG